The sequence TAATGCATATTTCCCCTTATCATAAGCATAAGATACACTAGCAAACTCTACTACTTTTTCACAATCCTTTTCATCAAACTCTGTTCCATCCTGTCTTTCTTCAGGTTCCTCTAATATTTCTATTATTCTTTTAGATGATTGTAAAGTTATTTTAATTGCTACAATCATATTAGGTATTCCTGCAATTGGTCCAATTAAAAAGCCAAGTAAATAAGTAAAGGTTAGAAGTTCACCCGGAGTAATCTCTCCAAGTATTGTCAAATAACCACCATATAAGATACAACTCATATTAGGTATTACGCCTAAAATCATTGAAATTGGAGCAATAGCCATACATCTACGATCAGTTTTAATTTTTTTATCAAGTATATTCTCAGTAATAGTTTTAAGCTTATCAAACATTAAATTTTCAATATTATAAGACTTTACTATGAATATACCTCCAGTAACATCTTGAATAATAGAATTAAATTTAGCAAATTCCTGCTGAAGCTGTACTGAATATTTTCCAATGGCATTTCCAAGCTTATTTGATGCAATCATACTTATAGGCAAAATAATCAAACTTACCACTAATAGCTTCCAATTTAAATAAATTAAATATAATGATATTCCTAAAATTATCAAAGGATAATATACTAGGTTTGTAAGATTTCCTTCTACAAAACCTTGAATTGCTCCTACATCATTGTTTATTCTTGAAATTATATCCCCTGAATGATGTAACTCAATATATCTTGCAGGTAACTTTTGCAAGCAATAGGCTATGCGGCTTCTAACATCTCTGATTACACTTATTCCTAAATGTCCTGAAAAGTACTTTATTACATATTTAATCAAACTACTGAATAACATAATAAGAACTAGCAAAAATACTATTTTGATAAAAAATTCTTGCTTTCCTGCAATAGCAGAGTCAACTACATATTGCAAAAGTTTTGCTTGTATCACATCAACTGCAGTTCCAAATATTGTGCCTAATAAGCATAGAGCGACCATATACCAGTAAGGCTTAATAAATGAAATTATTGTACTAAACACTTTTGACCCTGTAATTTCCCTCATTGCATCCCTCTCTCTGAATAATCTTTTATAAATCATATAGGCCTATATAATTACAATACTACCAATATTGGTAATATTTGTCAATAAAGATTCATATAATAAATAAAACCATAAACTAATCTCTTAGTTTATGGTTTTAGATATCTTAATAAATAAATTTTAAATACTTTTTACTAATTTCTTAACCCAAATAGGGACAATAATTGCACTTAATATAACTGTAAAAGCTATTTGCGCACTTGCAGAATCAACATAAGGTAAGTACTTAGGATCAACTTCTGCAACAAGCTTAGGTACTGCAATAGATAACCCTGCAACACAGCATATTGCTGTTGAAGAATGTCCTTTCTGCTTTAAAACATATTTATCCACAATCAACATTGGGACATTATTTACAATTAAAAAGATTAAGAACAGAATTAACCCTAAACCACAAGATGAAAATGCTAACTTAAGATTAATACTAGCTCCCAAGCAAAAACCTAAAAAAGGTAACATAATACTTGTTCCTGACTTTGTAAATTCTCTAATGTTATTATCACAACATCCCAATATAATTCCTACAAAAAATGGTATGCAAGTAGCAACAATACTTGTATAGTTTATTCCATATCCACCTGCAAACCCTAGGATACATATAGGAATGAATGGAAGGCCTATAATATTTAAAAGTGCAAAATTGGCAATATCAACTTCATCACCATAATACTCCATCAATGCAATGTACATTCCAGGATTACAGCTTGTAATGCAGGTAACTAAAGCTAGTGTTGAAATTCCAAACACTCCTTCTAACTTAAATAGCTTCATTACTATAATTCCAAAAGTAATACTAATTGCTAGTTTCAAAGCTACAAGTATACCGCCTCGTTTTATGGTTATTATCAATTGATTAGGCTTAAATTGTATTCCTGCAAAAACAAGCATAATACCAACTATGCACATAGTTCCTGCTTTTGAAAAAATAGCTGTTGTAGGATTTCCTACCTGCATAATATTAGGCAGAAATGTATTTATAAAAGCAGCTATTAACATAGGAATCAACATCAGTCCTGCTGGGATTTTTTTTACGTTTCCTAATATATTCATACTATAACTCTTACTTTCTTTTTTATTTTACTCAAGTATACAAATTCTAATTAATAAAATTCATAAATATTCAGTTAACAATTCGCTTTTATTTATTAATCTTTATTAATATTTCAACTTTGATGAACAATATTTTGTACATCTTATATACGGTTGTAATGAAATTTCTACATTTTGATACATTGGCTTTTATTTATCATAGGATATTTATTGATACCTCTAGTATCTGTATAGAACTGTTCCATAAGCAGAGAGCCAAAAGCTCGCCTTTTGCGCGAATCCCTTACTCCTACGACGCTAGAAATAGGAGTTTCATTAATAATGTTGGTGGAAATATTGGTGGACAAGTTACAAAAATTCGACATTTTTCTACCAACATTTAAGTGGAATACTTCTATATGAATTTTATTTTATACCAATCACTATTACATTGACTTGTTACTTCACGCAAATCTAAAATATTTATTAACTACTTAATACTACTTTATTTCATATTTGGTTGTTCCTTCGGTAAATAATGAGTATAAACTTTCAATTCCACAATTAACCATGCTCTTTACCGCAGCATCTGTATAAAATGCCATATGTTGAGTCATAGTTACATTTGGAAATTGTCTAAGGTAAGCCATTTGCCTATTAGTTAGTATATCACTACGTCTATCTTGATGATAAATTCCTTCTTCATTTTCTATTACATCTAACCCTAAAGCACCTATTTTTTCTGTTTCTATGCCTTCGATGACATCCTCAACATCCATAAGTTCTCCTCTGGCACAATTTATAAGTACTACTCCATCTTTCATTTTATCAATAGATTTTTTATCTATCATATGATAGGTATCCTTAAGTAATGGTGTATGCAAAGTAATAACATCACTTTCTGCATAAAGAGTATCTAAATCTACATAAATTGCTTTTTCTCTTACCTTATCATTTGGGAATGCATCATAAACCAAAACCTTACATCCAAATCCCTGTAAATTTTCAATTACTGCCGATCCTATTCTGCCGCTGCCAAGAACTCCAACTGTAAGATCTTTCATCTCTCTGCCTCTAAGACCTGCCAGTGAATAATCATTTACATTTCCACGAAACATTGCCTGTTTATAATGTCTAATGGACATTAGCATAAGCATTATTGTAAAATCTGCTACACCATTAGGCTCATATCCTGAATTACACACTTTAACTCCAACTTCTTTGGCATAATCAATATCTATGTGGTTATATCCTATTGTTCTTGTAGAAATGTAGTTAATATGAAATTCCTTTAATTTATCCAAAATAGCTGAATTAATTTTACTGTGGCCAAGAATAGTGACGCCATTACAGCCCTTAGATAACTCTATAGTTTCTTCATTTAATGCTTCTTTGGTATAAATGATCTCTACACCTAACCTTTCTCCAACTTCAACAAAATAGTCTTCTTCATCCTGTCTAGTTTCATAGGCTATTATCTTCATTTGCTACACGCCCCTTTGCAAAAATAAATTTTTACTACAATAAAGCATAGCACATAAAGATAATATACTCCATAGCATAATAACCATTTTTAATTATTTTTCTTATGTAGAATTAATGTTATACTTAAGAAAATAAATCTCACTAAATTTCTTCTATTGCAACTGCTCTTACTGGTGATCCGTCAGCATCTTTATTTCTTAAAGGCATTACGCTTAAAATAAACCGCTTCTTGCTAACCTCTTCTAGATTGGTCAAATTCTCAATTATTATTATGTTTTTTTTCAACAAGGCTTTATGTACTGGAAATGCTGTTGATTCTATATCATCAATAGAAATCGTATCAACTCCAACACCTTTTAGAGTAAATTGTGATAACCATTGAGCTGCTTCTTCACTTAAACACGGAAAATTTTTATAATACTTTTCTTCTCCCCAATATTTACTCCAACCTGTTTTTATAATTATAAATTCTGCTTTTTCTATATTTTCTTTATAAACCTTTAAGTGGTTTACATCTATTATGTACTTATCTATATAATCCTTTAACTGACTTTCACTAGCCATGGATTTATCTATGTGGGAAAAAT comes from Clostridium sp. TW13 and encodes:
- a CDS encoding cyclase family protein, translating into MKVIDLTHLIYSDMPVFPGDEKPYFEKVSTLESDGFRESKIMMNSHTGTHIDAPAHMLGEAQYLDNIHIGQFIGKAIILDFSHIDKSMASESQLKDYIDKYIIDVNHLKVYKENIEKAEFIIIKTGWSKYWGEEKYYKNFPCLSEEAAQWLSQFTLKGVGVDTISIDDIESTAFPVHKALLKKNIIIIENLTNLEEVSKKRFILSVMPLRNKDADGSPVRAVAIEEI
- a CDS encoding D-isomer specific 2-hydroxyacid dehydrogenase family protein → MKIIAYETRQDEEDYFVEVGERLGVEIIYTKEALNEETIELSKGCNGVTILGHSKINSAILDKLKEFHINYISTRTIGYNHIDIDYAKEVGVKVCNSGYEPNGVADFTIMLMLMSIRHYKQAMFRGNVNDYSLAGLRGREMKDLTVGVLGSGRIGSAVIENLQGFGCKVLVYDAFPNDKVREKAIYVDLDTLYAESDVITLHTPLLKDTYHMIDKKSIDKMKDGVVLINCARGELMDVEDVIEGIETEKIGALGLDVIENEEGIYHQDRRSDILTNRQMAYLRQFPNVTMTQHMAFYTDAAVKSMVNCGIESLYSLFTEGTTKYEIK
- a CDS encoding 2-keto-3-deoxygluconate permease encodes the protein MNILGNVKKIPAGLMLIPMLIAAFINTFLPNIMQVGNPTTAIFSKAGTMCIVGIMLVFAGIQFKPNQLIITIKRGGILVALKLAISITFGIIVMKLFKLEGVFGISTLALVTCITSCNPGMYIALMEYYGDEVDIANFALLNIIGLPFIPICILGFAGGYGINYTSIVATCIPFFVGIILGCCDNNIREFTKSGTSIMLPFLGFCLGASINLKLAFSSCGLGLILFLIFLIVNNVPMLIVDKYVLKQKGHSSTAICCVAGLSIAVPKLVAEVDPKYLPYVDSASAQIAFTVILSAIIVPIWVKKLVKSI
- a CDS encoding ABC transporter ATP-binding protein; this encodes MREITGSKVFSTIISFIKPYWYMVALCLLGTIFGTAVDVIQAKLLQYVVDSAIAGKQEFFIKIVFLLVLIMLFSSLIKYVIKYFSGHLGISVIRDVRSRIAYCLQKLPARYIELHHSGDIISRINNDVGAIQGFVEGNLTNLVYYPLIILGISLYLIYLNWKLLVVSLIILPISMIASNKLGNAIGKYSVQLQQEFAKFNSIIQDVTGGIFIVKSYNIENLMFDKLKTITENILDKKIKTDRRCMAIAPISMILGVIPNMSCILYGGYLTILGEITPGELLTFTYLLGFLIGPIAGIPNMIVAIKITLQSSKRIIEILEEPEERQDGTEFDEKDCEKVVEFASVSYAYDKGKYALNKLNLCLKKGKVTALVGSSGSGKSTVCKLLCGFYEHYEGEIKIYGESMKYWSLKGIRKQISFMSQDTILFPCSIYENISFGRIGATKEEVIEAAKAANAHEFISKLSNGYETIIGERGATLSGGQRQRIAIARAILKDSPIVLLDEPTSALDVKSERMVKVGLERFLKDRTVLIIAHRLSTVENADEIIVMNEGNVVGYGTHKELIEKNDLYRRLYYKQFSLPQEGEDACV